A window of the Vigna angularis cultivar LongXiaoDou No.4 chromosome 3, ASM1680809v1, whole genome shotgun sequence genome harbors these coding sequences:
- the LOC108325789 gene encoding cytokinin hydroxylase — MEFLGLYGVLVAFYVILCLFLFFVLTFSWWVFPNQKLKMLKKCGLEGPTPSFPLGNIEEMKRKSIIKSSVVSSNLPHDIHSYVFPYFSTWQKSHGKVFLYWLGTEPFLYIAEPEFLKKMSTVVLAKRWGKPSVFRNDRDSMFGSGLVMVEGNEWVRHRHIVAPAFNPINLKGMANMMVESTNQMIDRWFTRINSGNPEIDVESEIIATAGEIIARTSFGMKDDNARDVFDKLRALQMTLFKTNRYVGVPFGKYFNVKKTLEAKKLGKEIDELLLSIIESRKKSGTKNGQQDLLGLLLQENHEVDGRSGKTLTSREVVDECKTFFFGGHETTALAITWTLLLLAMHPDWQTQLRDEIREVVGNSEELDISMLSGLKKMKCVMNEVLRLYPPSPNVQRQAREDIKVDDVTVPNGTNMWIDVVGMHHEAELWGKDVNEFRPERFMDDVNGGCKHKMGYLPFGFGGRMCVGRNLTFMEYKIVLTLVLSRFSFKVSPDYKHSPSIMLSLRPSRGLPLIVEPL, encoded by the exons TTCTTGTTGCCTTCTATGTCATACTTTGTCTCTTCTTGTTCTTCGTACTAACTTTTTCTTGGTGGGTTTTCCCTAACCAAAAACTTAAGATGCTTAAGAAATGTGGGTTAGAAGGGCCAACCCCAAGTTTTCCACTTGGGAACATTGAAGAGATGAAAAGAAAGAGTATCATTAAATCTTCAGTTGTTTCCTCGAATCTCCCACACGATATACACTCTTACGTTTTCCCTTACTTCTCTACCTGGCAGAAGTCACATG GCAAGGTGTTCTTGTATTGGTTGGGCACGGAGCCGTTTTTGTACATTGCAGAGCCAGAGTTTTTGAAGAAAATGTCAACAGTGGTGTTGGCCAAAAGATGGGGCAAGCCAAGTGTGTTTAGAAATGACAGAGACTCCATGTTTGGGAGTGGTTTGGTCATGGTTGAGGGCAACGAATGGGTTCGTCACAGGCACATTGTTGCTCCCGCATTCAATCCCATTAACTTGAAG GGAATGGCGAACATGATGGTTGAATCCACGAATCAAATGATAGACAGATGGTTTACGAGAATAAACTCTGGGAACCCCGAAATCGACGTGGAAAGTGAGATTATAGCAACGGCTGGGGAGATCATAGCAAGAACAAGTTTTGGAATGAAAGATGACAATGCAAGAGATGTTTTCGACAAATTAAGAGCCTTGCAAATGACCCTTTTTAAGACCAATCGATACGTAGGTGTTCCCTTTGGGAAGTATTTCAACGTAAAGAAAACATTAGAGGCGAAGAAACTCGGGAAAGAAATCGACGAACTCTTGTTGTCGATCATAGAATCTCGGAAGAAGTCGGGGACGAAAAATGGTCAGCAAGATCTGTTAGGTCTGTTGCTGCAAGAAAATCACGAGGTGGATGGAAGGTCGGGTAAGACGTTAACATCGCGAGAAGTTGTTGACGAATGCAAGACCTTCTTCTTCGGAGGGCATGAAACCACAGCACTAGCCATCACGTGGACCTTGCTGCTTCTAGCCATGCACCCAGATTGGCAAACCCAGTTGAGAGATGAGATACGAGAGGTGGTGGGGAACTCTGAAGAACTTGATATTTCTATGCTCTCTGGTTTAAAGAAG ATGAAGTGCGTAATGAATGAAGTTCTAAGACTGTACCCTCCATCACCGAATGtgcaaaggcaagcaagagaagACATAAAAGTTGATGATGTAACAGTGCCAAATGGAACGAACATGTGGATAGATGTGGTGGGCATGCACCATGAGGCTGAGTTATGGGGAAAGGATGTGAATGAGTTCAGGCCAGAGAGGTTCATGGATGATGTGAATGGTGGATGCAAGCACAAGATGGGTTATTTGCCTTTTGGGTTTGGAGGGAGAATGTGTGTTGGTAGAAATTTGACCTTTATGGAGTACAAGATTGTTTTAACTCTTGTTCTCTCTAGGTTTAGTTTTAAGGTTTCCCCTGATTACAAACATTCACCATCTATTATGCTCTCCCTGAGGCCTAGTCGTGGACTTCCACTCATAGTTGAGCCCCTTTAG